A window from Deinococcus malanensis encodes these proteins:
- a CDS encoding MFS transporter: MQLSMANLSAVYRAYPSQFWVLWVGTLINRLGEFVVPLLGFYLVSALDMSTVQVSLVLGVLGVGRFVAEGLGGTLSDRLGTGATMILALSGGAVMLLGLSTATSFPGVLLGTLLFSLFTALYKPAASSAVAELTSGAQRTRAYNLLYWAINVGASVAPALGGWLSGISFRLLFYLDAATMAVYALLLGLAHRKTRRPARSREHKATLLPRDPLLWSFCLASLLFGMTYQSYKLLALVFAQQGFSAVQYGQALSVNGLIVVLLGLPLGHAISLSNHPRWQAAGALLLGAGFLIHAFAQTFGVHLAAIFVWSLGEVVAYSISKSIIAELGPPEQRGSYIGLVGSMAGLATLLAPLLGGVILARFGAGPLWISVAGLAFLAALMYWRLEPAVTRRRTRAAPA; this comes from the coding sequence GTGCAGCTGTCCATGGCCAACCTGAGCGCCGTCTACCGCGCTTATCCCTCACAGTTCTGGGTGCTGTGGGTGGGCACACTGATCAACCGCCTGGGCGAGTTCGTGGTGCCCCTGCTGGGCTTTTACCTCGTGTCGGCGCTGGACATGAGCACCGTTCAGGTCAGTCTGGTCCTGGGTGTCCTGGGCGTGGGGCGCTTCGTGGCGGAGGGACTGGGAGGCACGCTCAGCGACCGGCTGGGCACCGGCGCGACCATGATTCTGGCCCTGAGTGGCGGCGCGGTGATGCTGCTGGGCCTCTCGACCGCCACCAGCTTTCCGGGTGTCCTGCTGGGGACGCTGCTGTTCTCGCTGTTCACGGCGCTGTACAAGCCGGCCGCCAGCAGCGCCGTGGCCGAACTCACGTCGGGCGCCCAGCGCACGCGGGCCTACAACCTGCTGTACTGGGCCATCAACGTCGGGGCGTCGGTCGCTCCGGCGCTGGGCGGCTGGCTCTCGGGCATATCCTTCCGGCTGCTGTTCTACCTGGACGCGGCCACCATGGCTGTATACGCCCTGCTGCTGGGACTGGCGCACCGCAAGACCAGGCGGCCGGCCAGAAGCAGGGAACACAAAGCAACCCTGTTGCCGCGCGATCCGCTGCTGTGGAGTTTCTGCCTGGCCTCGCTGCTGTTCGGGATGACCTACCAGAGCTACAAGCTGCTGGCGCTGGTGTTCGCGCAGCAGGGGTTCAGTGCCGTTCAGTACGGGCAGGCCCTGTCGGTCAACGGCCTGATCGTTGTGCTGCTGGGCCTGCCTTTGGGGCACGCGATTTCGCTGAGCAACCATCCGCGCTGGCAGGCGGCCGGTGCCCTGCTGCTGGGGGCCGGGTTCCTGATCCACGCCTTTGCCCAGACCTTTGGGGTGCATCTGGCCGCCATCTTCGTCTGGTCCCTGGGAGAGGTCGTGGCCTACAGCATCAGCAAAAGCATCATTGCCGAACTGGGCCCGCCCGAGCAGCGCGGCAGCTACATCGGGCTGGTGGGGAGCATGGCCGGTCTGGCGACCCTGCTGGCGCCGCTGCTGGGTGGGGTGATCCTGGCCCGCTTCGGCGCCGGACCGCTCTGGATCAGCGTGGCTGGCCTGGCCTTTCTGGCCGCGCTGATGTACTGGCGCCTCGAACCGGCCGTGACCCGCCGGCGCACCCGGGCTGCCCCAGCCTGA
- the ispF gene encoding 2-C-methyl-D-erythritol 2,4-cyclodiphosphate synthase yields the protein MTAKSLSSALPYRIGYGEDAHRLAPGLPLILGGVPIPNAEKGAVAHSDGDAVLHAVADALLSGLALGDIGHYFPDTATEYREMDSRIILDRALVLVRARSYAPVNVALVVTLDRPKLGPLRSDIARTVAGLLDLPASEVGVSFKTSEGLAPDHVQTRVTVLLGRTGD from the coding sequence ATGACGGCCAAGTCCCTTTCTTCTGCCCTGCCCTACCGGATCGGGTACGGTGAGGACGCCCACCGCCTGGCGCCCGGCCTTCCACTGATCCTGGGCGGGGTCCCCATTCCGAACGCCGAAAAAGGCGCCGTGGCCCACAGCGATGGAGACGCTGTGCTGCACGCCGTGGCAGACGCGCTGCTCTCGGGACTGGCCCTGGGCGATATCGGGCACTATTTTCCCGATACGGCCACCGAGTACAGGGAAATGGACTCGCGCATCATCCTCGACCGGGCCCTGGTGCTGGTCCGGGCACGCAGCTACGCGCCGGTGAACGTGGCGCTGGTCGTGACCCTGGACCGCCCCAAGCTGGGGCCGCTGCGCAGTGATATCGCCCGGACGGTGGCCGGGCTGCTGGACCTGCCGGCCTCGGAGGTCGGGGTGAGCTTCAAGACCTCCGAGGGGCTGGCGCCCGACCACGTGCAGACCCGCGTGACAGTCCTGCTGGGGCGCACCGGTGACTGA
- a CDS encoding tRNA (cytidine(34)-2'-O)-methyltransferase, translated as MLHLVLFEPEKAGNVGNVARTCSVLGAELHLIRPFGFRLHDREFRRAVMDYLEGVTLHEHASWTAFQTSLRAEARVFAFSTHASDLYTRAGFQRGDYLLFGPESRGLPVWLRDALPKLKLPQPGGGRSLNLAVAAGVAAFEAGRQIEGW; from the coding sequence ATGCTGCATCTGGTCCTGTTTGAGCCCGAGAAGGCCGGCAACGTGGGCAACGTGGCGCGCACCTGCTCGGTCCTGGGCGCTGAGTTGCATCTGATCCGCCCCTTTGGGTTCCGCTTGCATGACCGCGAGTTCCGCCGCGCTGTCATGGACTACCTGGAAGGTGTCACGCTGCACGAGCATGCCAGCTGGACGGCGTTTCAGACCAGCCTGAGGGCCGAGGCCCGCGTGTTCGCCTTTTCCACCCACGCCAGCGACCTCTACACCCGGGCCGGCTTTCAACGGGGCGACTACCTGCTGTTTGGCCCGGAGTCACGCGGGCTGCCGGTCTGGCTGCGCGACGCCCTGCCGAAGCTGAAGTTGCCTCAGCCGGGTGGAGGCCGCAGCCTGAATCTGGCGGTTGCGGCTGGCGTGGCGGCGTTCGAGGCCGGGCGCCAGATCGAAGGCTGGTAG